From Tiliqua scincoides isolate rTilSci1 chromosome 2, rTilSci1.hap2, whole genome shotgun sequence, the proteins below share one genomic window:
- the LOC136640194 gene encoding organic cation/carnitine transporter 2-like encodes MYDYDQATAFLGEWGPFQRLIFFLLSASIVPNGFNGMSAVFLAGTPEHRCLVPAGNLSAEWLNASIPLEQRDGRQVPSRCRRLRLQALANFSALSLRPGRDVDPGQVPQEPCLDGWHYSPEPYLSTIVTEWDLVCDNDWKSPLTVSLFFVGVLFGSFISGQLSDRFGRKNVLFATMGIQTGFGFLQIFSTSWEMFSIFFLIVGMGQISNYVAAFVLGTEILGKSIRIIYCTLGVCIFYAFGYMLLPLCAYFIRGWRMLLLALTAPGLLYIPLWWYIPESPRWLLSQGRIEEAEAIIRKAAEKNGVTPPDVIFDPLELQHLNSQDQQKYNILDLVRTRNIRYITIMCVILWMVISIGYFGLSLDTPNLHGNLYLNCFLSAVIEVPAYTISWLLLQNLPRRYSIAAVLFLGGCVLLFIQLVPSYLTAVSITLVMLGKFGITSSFSMVYVYTAELYPTVVRNIGVGTSSMASRLGSILSPFFVYFGAYDRFLPYILMGSLTVLTGILTLFLPESYGTPLPETIEQMLRVKGIKYRNTSKSKRKPNNEEENSVILKTTTF; translated from the exons ATGTACGACTACGACCAGGCCACCGCCTTCCTGGGCGAGTGGGGGCCCTTCCAGCGCCTGATCTTCTTCCTGCTGAGCGCCAGCATCGTGCCCAACGGCTTCAACGGCATGTCGGCCGTCTTCCTGGCCGGCACCCCCGAGCACCGCTGCCTGGTGCCGGCCGGCAACCTGAGCGCCGAGTGGCTCAACGCCAGCATCCCGCTGGAGCAGCGCGACGGCCGGCAGGTGCCCAGCCGCTGCCGCCGCCTCCGCCTGCAGGCCCTGGCCAACTTCTCCGCGCTGAGCCTGCGGCCCGGCCGCGACGTCGACCCCGGCCAGGTCCCGCAGGAGCCCTGCCTCGACGGCTGGCACTACAGCCCCGAGCCCTACCTCTCCACCATCGTCACCGAG TGGGATCTTGTGTGTGACAATGACTGGAAATCACCCCTAACTGTCTCTTTGTTTTTCGTGGGTGTACTGTTTGGATCCTTTATATCTGGACAACTTTCAGATAG ATTTGGTAGGAAGAATGTGCTGTTTGCAACAATGGGAATCCAGACTGGCTTTGGCTTCCTCCAGATCTTTTCAACAAGCTGGGAGATGTTTTCCATCTTCTTTCTCATCGTTGGGATGGGGCAGATCTCTAATTACGTGGCAGCATTTGTACTTG GCACAGAAATTCTTGGCAAATCAATTCGCATTATATACTGCACGTTAGGCGTTTGCATATTTTATGCATTTGGCTACATGCTGCTGCCATTGTGTGCTTACTTCATCAGAGGCTGGCGGATGCTGCTACTGGCTCTCACTGCACCTGGGCTGCTATACATTCCACTCTGGTG GTACATTCCAGAATCCCCTCGGTGGCTGCTCTCTCAGGGAAGAATCGAGGAAGCAGAAGCCATCATTCGGAAGGCTGCAGAAAAGAATGGTGTGACACCTCCGGATGTAATATTTGATCCATTGGAG CTCCAACATTTGAATTCCCAGGACCAGCAGAAATACAATATTTTGGACCTAGTGAGAACCCGAAATATAAGATATATCACTATCATGTGTGTGATTTTATG GATGGTGATTTCCATAGGCTACTTTGGCCTCTCTCTGGATACTCCTAACTTGCATGGAAACCTCTACCTCAATTGCTTTCTCTCAGCTGTAATTGAAGTCCCAGCTTATACCATATCTTGGCTGCTCCTCCAAAATCTGCCCCGGCGATATTCAATTGCAGCAGTCTTGTTCTTGGGAGGATGTGTCCTTCTCTTCATTCAGCTGGTGCCTTCAT ATCTCACTGCTGTGTCCATTACCCTGGTAATGCTTGGCAAATTTGGTATCACGTCTTCCTTCTCAATGGTTTATGTCTACACTGCTGAGCTCTACCCAACAGTTGTGAGGAACATAGGAGTTGGTACCAGCTCAATGGCCTCCAGACTTGGCAGCATCCTCTCACCTTTCTTTGTATACTTCG GTGCCTATGATAGATTTCTTCCTTACATTTTAATGGGAAGCTTGACCGTGCTAACAGGAATCCTGACCCTGTTTCTTCCAGAAAGTTATGGCACACCTCTCCCAGAAACCATTGAGCAGATGCTCAGGGTTAAAGG AATTAAATACAGAAATACATCTAAAAGCAAAAGGAAACCAAACAATGAAGAAGAAAATTCAGTGATTCTTAAAACAACAACTTTCTGA